In Flavivirga abyssicola, the following are encoded in one genomic region:
- the hisB gene encoding bifunctional histidinol-phosphatase/imidazoleglycerol-phosphate dehydratase HisB, with the protein MKKVLFIDRDGTIIREPADEQIDSLDKLEFYPKVFQYLGKIAKELDYEIVMVTNQDGLGTEAFPETDFWPIHNFIIKCFEDQGIVFKEQFIDRTFAKDNAPTRKPNTGLLTKYFSDDYDLENSFVIGDRLTDIELAKNLGAKGIFINDETHLGTDEITVKREQLDPYIALESNDWEAIYTFLKTSARTGEIIRNTNETKIAIQVNLDGTGKSDINTGLAFFDHMLDQIARHGQLDLNIKVDGDLEVDEHHTIEDTAIALGELFNTALGNKLGIERYGFCLPMDDCYAQAAIDFGGRNWLVWEADFKREMIGKMPTEMFYHFFKSFTDGAKCNLNIKAEGQNEHHKIEAIFKAFAKAIKMAVKRDVEKMILPSTKGVL; encoded by the coding sequence ATGAAAAAAGTATTATTTATAGATCGTGATGGCACCATTATCAGAGAACCCGCTGATGAACAAATAGATTCATTAGATAAATTAGAATTCTACCCTAAAGTATTTCAATATTTAGGTAAAATAGCTAAAGAATTAGACTATGAAATCGTCATGGTTACAAATCAAGATGGATTAGGAACAGAAGCGTTTCCAGAAACTGATTTTTGGCCTATTCATAACTTCATTATTAAATGTTTTGAAGATCAAGGCATTGTTTTTAAAGAACAGTTTATAGACAGAACCTTTGCAAAAGACAATGCACCAACAAGAAAACCAAATACAGGGCTACTAACAAAGTATTTTTCTGATGATTATGACCTGGAAAACTCGTTTGTAATAGGCGATAGGCTTACAGACATAGAATTAGCAAAAAATTTAGGAGCTAAAGGCATTTTCATAAATGACGAGACTCATTTAGGAACCGATGAAATCACTGTAAAAAGAGAGCAATTAGATCCATATATCGCATTAGAAAGCAATGATTGGGAAGCCATCTATACCTTCTTAAAAACGAGTGCTCGTACTGGAGAAATTATTAGAAACACTAATGAAACCAAGATAGCCATTCAGGTAAATTTGGATGGAACGGGGAAAAGTGATATTAATACCGGTCTTGCCTTTTTCGATCATATGTTAGACCAAATAGCGCGTCACGGACAATTAGACCTTAACATAAAAGTTGATGGTGATTTGGAAGTTGATGAACATCACACGATTGAAGATACAGCCATTGCTCTAGGCGAGTTATTTAATACCGCTTTGGGTAATAAGCTAGGCATAGAACGCTATGGATTTTGTTTACCTATGGACGATTGTTATGCACAAGCGGCTATTGATTTTGGAGGAAGAAACTGGCTTGTTTGGGAAGCAGATTTTAAGCGTGAAATGATTGGCAAAATGCCAACAGAAATGTTTTACCATTTCTTTAAATCGTTTACAGATGGCGCTAAATGTAATTTAAACATTAAAGCCGAAGGACAAAACGAACACCATAAAATCGAGGCTATTTTTAAAGCCTTTGCAAAAGCTATAAAGATGGCAGTAAAGCGTGATGTTGAGAAAATGATTTTACCAAGCACAAAAGGTGTTTTGTAA
- the hisC gene encoding histidinol-phosphate transaminase, translated as MKTTNFNIDKLTRATVKALKPYSSARDEFQGNSDAMVFLDANENPFNNGVNRYPDPQQGDLKTMLSEIKNINSKNILLGNGSDEVLDLIFRAFCEPNKDNIIILPPTYGMYSVLANINAVGIKEVQLSNSFQPQVETILNAVNESSKILFLCSPNNPTGNSFSSQSIEELLNKFEGLVVIDEAYIDFSKENSWIDCLEEFPNLVVTQTLSKAYGMAGIRLGICYASTEIISILNRIKPPYNVNELTQQKAIQQLSIKDLAVNQINSILEERTLLISALESVSYISKIYPSDANFVLVKVDDAVKRYDQLIDKGIVIRNRTTQPGCENCLRLTVGTKEENEILIKTLLLISKS; from the coding sequence ATGAAAACAACAAATTTCAATATAGACAAGTTAACACGTGCTACCGTTAAGGCTCTAAAACCGTATTCGTCTGCGAGGGATGAATTTCAAGGTAATAGTGATGCTATGGTGTTTTTGGATGCTAATGAAAATCCCTTCAACAACGGTGTAAACCGTTATCCAGACCCACAACAAGGAGACTTGAAGACGATGCTTTCTGAAATAAAAAATATTAACTCTAAAAACATCCTTTTAGGAAATGGAAGCGATGAAGTCCTAGATCTCATTTTTAGGGCATTTTGCGAGCCAAACAAAGATAATATTATCATATTACCACCAACATATGGCATGTATAGCGTATTAGCAAATATTAATGCAGTTGGCATTAAAGAAGTACAGCTATCAAACAGTTTTCAACCACAAGTTGAAACCATATTAAATGCAGTGAATGAAAGCAGTAAAATTCTTTTCTTGTGTTCACCCAATAACCCTACGGGTAATAGCTTTTCAAGCCAATCAATAGAAGAATTACTAAATAAATTTGAAGGTTTAGTTGTCATTGATGAAGCTTATATCGATTTTTCTAAAGAAAATAGCTGGATAGATTGTTTAGAGGAATTTCCAAACTTGGTAGTCACTCAAACACTGTCCAAAGCTTACGGAATGGCAGGAATTAGGTTGGGAATCTGCTATGCGTCAACAGAGATTATTTCTATTTTAAATAGAATAAAGCCGCCATATAATGTTAATGAGCTAACACAGCAAAAAGCCATTCAGCAATTAAGCATCAAAGATTTAGCAGTAAATCAAATCAATAGTATTTTAGAAGAACGTACACTGTTAATATCAGCATTAGAATCTGTCAGCTATATTTCAAAAATTTACCCATCTGATGCCAACTTTGTTTTAGTAAAAGTTGATGATGCGGTAAAACGTTATGATCAGTTAATAGACAAAGGGATTGTTATAAGAAACAGAACCACGCAACCAGGATGCGAGAATTGTTTAAGATTGACTGTAGGGACTAAAGAGGAGAATGAGATATTGATAAAAACACTTTTATTAATATCGAAATCCTGA
- the hisA gene encoding 1-(5-phosphoribosyl)-5-[(5-phosphoribosylamino)methylideneamino]imidazole-4-carboxamide isomerase, with translation MRIIPAIDIIDGKCVRLTKGDYDTKKVYNENPLEVAKMFEGSGIQHLHLVDLDGAKAKHIVNYKVLEQIASKTNLKIDFGGGLKTNEDLHIAFNSGAKQITGGSIAVKDPETFEGWINKYGAEKIILGADSDNGKISISGWMEQSKEDVIPFIKSYQKKSIKYVICTDISKDGMLEGPSVELYKQIISECSNSSSDQSIKLIASGGISSIEELPILKEIGCEGVIIGKAIYENRISLFELEKFV, from the coding sequence ATGAGAATTATACCAGCCATAGATATAATAGACGGAAAATGTGTTCGATTAACCAAAGGAGATTACGACACTAAAAAAGTATATAATGAAAACCCTTTAGAAGTTGCCAAAATGTTTGAAGGTTCTGGCATTCAACATTTACACTTAGTTGATTTGGATGGTGCCAAGGCAAAACATATTGTAAACTATAAAGTACTTGAGCAAATAGCGTCAAAAACGAATCTTAAAATTGATTTTGGTGGCGGATTAAAAACAAACGAAGATTTGCATATTGCTTTTAATTCTGGCGCAAAACAGATCACAGGAGGCAGTATTGCTGTAAAAGACCCGGAAACTTTTGAAGGTTGGATTAATAAATACGGTGCCGAAAAAATCATTCTAGGTGCAGATAGTGACAATGGAAAAATCTCAATTAGTGGGTGGATGGAGCAAAGTAAAGAAGATGTCATTCCGTTTATAAAATCATATCAAAAGAAAAGCATAAAATATGTTATTTGTACAGATATTTCAAAAGATGGGATGCTTGAAGGTCCATCCGTAGAATTGTATAAACAAATCATTTCAGAATGCTCAAATAGTAGTAGCGATCAATCGATAAAGCTGATAGCTTCTGGTGGGATATCATCTATTGAAGAATTACCAATTTTAAAAGAAATTGGTTGTGAAGGGGTTATTATTGGCAAAGCCATATACGAAAACAGAATAAGCCTATTCGAACTAGAAAAATTTGTGTAA
- a CDS encoding GIY-YIG nuclease family protein, whose translation MKQIHYCYILTNKNRTVLYIGYTNDLNRRISEHQKGKGAVFTKKYSVSYLIYYEKFENTKEAKLREKQLKNWHKEWKWNLIKNSNPELETLSLN comes from the coding sequence TTGAAACAAATACATTATTGTTACATTCTTACTAATAAAAATAGAACCGTATTATATATCGGTTATACAAATGATTTAAATAGAAGAATTAGCGAGCATCAAAAAGGAAAAGGTGCTGTATTTACAAAAAAATATAGTGTTTCATATTTAATATATTATGAAAAATTTGAAAATACTAAAGAAGCTAAATTGAGAGAAAAACAATTAAAAAATTGGCATAAAGAATGGAAATGGAATCTTATTAAAAATTCTAATCCAGAATTAGAAACATTAAGTTTAAATTAA
- the hisF gene encoding imidazole glycerol phosphate synthase subunit HisF gives MLTKRIIPCLDIKDGRTVKGVNFVDLRDAGDPVELAKQYADIGADELVFLDISATLEDRATTLDMVLHVAEQVNIPFTVGGGISSVEDVDALLQCGADKVSINSSAVKRPDLVNELSDKFGSQCVVVAIDAKEIEGQWKVHLAGGSIPTEIDLFEWAKEVEERGAGEILFTSMNHDGTKNGFANKALAKLSEELNIPIIASGGAGNIQHFIDTFKEGKSDAALAASVFHFGEIPIPELKKDLKANNIEVRL, from the coding sequence ATGCTAACAAAAAGAATCATACCCTGCTTAGATATTAAAGATGGGAGAACGGTGAAAGGAGTCAATTTTGTTGATTTACGTGATGCTGGAGACCCTGTTGAACTGGCAAAACAATATGCAGACATTGGAGCAGATGAATTAGTGTTTCTTGATATTTCGGCAACACTTGAAGATCGTGCAACCACATTAGATATGGTATTACATGTTGCAGAACAAGTAAATATCCCTTTTACAGTTGGAGGAGGCATATCTTCTGTTGAAGATGTTGATGCCCTGTTACAATGTGGAGCAGATAAAGTGTCGATAAATTCATCAGCCGTTAAAAGACCGGATTTGGTCAATGAATTATCGGATAAATTTGGAAGCCAATGCGTTGTTGTTGCTATAGATGCCAAAGAAATTGAAGGACAATGGAAAGTACATTTAGCTGGCGGAAGTATTCCTACCGAAATTGATTTATTTGAATGGGCAAAAGAAGTTGAAGAGCGTGGTGCGGGAGAAATTTTGTTTACATCGATGAACCATGATGGTACTAAAAATGGATTTGCAAATAAAGCTTTAGCCAAATTATCTGAAGAATTAAATATTCCAATTATAGCCTCTGGAGGAGCAGGAAATATACAGCATTTTATAGATACTTTTAAAGAAGGAAAATCAGACGCAGCCTTGGCAGCTAGTGTATTTCATTTTGGTGAAATACCAATTCCAGAATTAAAAAAGGACTTAAAAGCAAATAACATAGAAGTACGACTATAA
- a CDS encoding glyoxalase, producing MNTRQFNLKSIRPEVPSTTINDTMTSDERFQNLVLRPIVKLQSDLLIAVFKNYVVKHKSVFYDLSTEKRIIYIENAIQKDMKFRNALKGMIIGQFTVEEYQLYIQNSSALNKRMMRIVKERLLSNIQLLENPELLAAV from the coding sequence ATGAACACCAGACAATTTAATCTTAAAAGTATCCGCCCAGAAGTACCTTCTACGACTATTAACGATACCATGACTAGCGATGAGCGTTTTCAAAACCTGGTTTTAAGACCTATTGTAAAGTTACAAAGTGACTTATTAATTGCTGTTTTTAAAAATTATGTAGTGAAACACAAATCGGTTTTTTATGATTTATCTACCGAAAAGCGCATTATTTATATTGAAAATGCGATTCAAAAAGACATGAAGTTTAGAAATGCTTTAAAAGGAATGATTATTGGTCAGTTCACGGTTGAAGAATATCAATTATACATACAAAATTCGTCTGCTTTAAATAAACGAATGATGCGTATTGTTAAAGAACGCTTACTTAGTAATATTCAACTTTTAGAAAACCCAGAATTACTTGCTGCTGTTTAG
- the hisH gene encoding imidazole glycerol phosphate synthase subunit HisH gives MKLVIINYGAGNIKSIQFAFKRLGIEAILSNDPDEILAADKIIFPGVGEASSAMAMLHSSGLNKLIPTLKQPVLGICLGMQLLCESTEEGNTKGLGIFRTKVKRFTNDVKVPQMGWNVIKDLKSDLFSGIKENEYMYLVHSYYAEHCDETIAKTDYGINYASALQHNNFYGVQFHPEKSSLAGAKILQNFLDL, from the coding sequence TTGAAACTTGTAATTATTAATTACGGAGCAGGAAACATTAAAAGCATTCAATTTGCCTTTAAGCGTTTAGGAATTGAGGCTATTTTATCAAATGATCCCGATGAAATTTTAGCAGCAGATAAAATTATTTTCCCTGGTGTTGGAGAGGCAAGTTCGGCAATGGCCATGCTTCATAGCAGTGGATTAAACAAACTCATCCCTACTTTAAAGCAACCCGTTTTAGGCATTTGTCTAGGCATGCAGTTATTATGCGAATCGACCGAAGAAGGAAACACTAAAGGTCTTGGAATATTTAGAACTAAAGTAAAACGTTTTACAAATGATGTAAAAGTTCCTCAAATGGGATGGAATGTTATCAAAGACTTAAAATCCGATTTGTTTTCTGGAATTAAAGAAAATGAATATATGTATTTAGTACATAGTTATTATGCCGAACATTGCGATGAAACTATTGCAAAAACGGATTATGGCATTAACTATGCCTCGGCTTTACAACACAATAATTTTTATGGTGTGCAATTTCACCCAGAAAAGAGTAGTTTAGCAGGAGCAAAAATTTTACAAAACTTTTTAGATTTATGA
- the hisD gene encoding histidinol dehydrogenase: MQIIDNPNKENWSQILKRPTQTVDDIEGTVSEVFNNVIKNGDTAIKKYTTRFDGVDLQSNIVTEEEIEDAIKNVPEKLQNAIQKAKKNIEVFHVAQKTSKIDIETTNGVQCWQEKRPIEKVGLYIPGGTAPLFSTVLMLAVPAQIAGCKEIVLCSPPNKEGKLAPEILFAAQLCGVTKIIKVGGIQAIAGLTFGTETIPKVYKIFGPGNQFVTVAKQLATKFGVAIDMPAGPSELLVVADHSANAPYIASDLLSQAEHGADSQVILVSTSKSLISAVSDDIEKQIKELPRQAIAEKAIANSKLIYVENNELALDLINEYGPEHFIICTKNEDFYVNGIANAGSVFIGDYTPESAGDYASGTNHTLPTNGFSKAYSGVNLDSFLKSMTFQKISKDGLLNIGETIELMAEAEGLQAHKNAVSIRLKDLK, encoded by the coding sequence ATGCAAATCATAGATAATCCTAATAAAGAAAATTGGTCACAAATTTTAAAACGACCAACACAAACTGTCGATGATATTGAAGGTACTGTAAGTGAAGTTTTTAACAATGTTATTAAAAATGGTGATACAGCTATAAAGAAATATACAACACGCTTTGACGGCGTTGATTTACAATCAAATATAGTTACCGAAGAAGAGATTGAAGACGCTATTAAAAATGTACCTGAAAAGCTTCAAAACGCCATTCAAAAGGCTAAGAAAAACATTGAAGTATTTCATGTAGCTCAAAAGACTTCTAAAATAGACATTGAAACGACCAACGGTGTACAATGCTGGCAGGAAAAACGTCCCATTGAAAAGGTAGGTTTATATATCCCCGGAGGTACAGCACCTCTGTTTTCAACTGTTTTAATGCTAGCCGTTCCTGCTCAAATTGCAGGTTGTAAAGAAATTGTGTTATGTTCTCCTCCAAATAAAGAAGGCAAATTAGCTCCAGAAATTCTTTTTGCTGCGCAGCTTTGTGGCGTTACAAAAATCATTAAAGTAGGAGGTATACAAGCTATTGCAGGATTAACATTTGGAACCGAAACGATTCCAAAAGTTTATAAAATTTTTGGACCAGGGAATCAATTTGTTACTGTTGCAAAACAACTCGCTACAAAATTTGGAGTAGCTATAGATATGCCCGCAGGACCAAGTGAATTATTAGTAGTTGCAGACCATAGTGCCAATGCACCATACATTGCTTCAGATTTATTAAGTCAAGCAGAACACGGTGCAGATAGCCAGGTCATTCTAGTGTCTACTTCTAAAAGTTTAATTAGTGCCGTTTCAGATGACATTGAAAAGCAAATTAAAGAGTTACCAAGACAAGCCATCGCAGAAAAAGCCATTGCGAATTCTAAACTAATCTATGTAGAAAACAATGAATTGGCTCTTGATTTAATTAACGAATATGGACCAGAGCATTTTATTATCTGCACAAAAAATGAGGATTTTTATGTAAATGGGATAGCAAATGCAGGCTCTGTTTTTATAGGTGATTACACACCAGAAAGTGCAGGCGACTACGCTTCTGGAACAAATCATACGCTGCCAACAAATGGATTCTCTAAAGCTTATTCTGGGGTAAATCTAGATAGTTTTTTAAAGAGTATGACCTTTCAAAAGATCTCGAAAGACGGTTTGTTAAACATTGGCGAAACCATAGAGTTAATGGCAGAAGCAGAAGGTTTGCAAGCGCATAAAAACGCTGTTTCAATTAGATTAAAGGATTTAAAATAA
- a CDS encoding right-handed parallel beta-helix repeat-containing protein, translating into MTPYFNIKRYTLLFCLALCMYSCFEDSEDLQVFVNSELSPTDTNNPNPFMGAMSPIETMSYNEIPTEKYIIELERWDIPNDRKDPERTTDNIQKAIDWAVSEGYGQICLPEGHYLIGKYGNDIYQAGIELKSNMAFLLDQNAIIEMAPNNKWNYCAITVTEKAHVVISGGTILGDRENHEYTPRKSDGSTVHDEGHLICIQNESEYVTVENVTLGKANGDAILLVGQKGAGSSVKHIDIRRNNMVDNRRQGVSIVGGTDVLIENNEIHHTKGTSPQFGIDVESLSYNSQDITIRNNYFHHNRGGDIVNTDGKNVIIENNILLQGKESQYIDGPIVYWKKGDLTIRNNDITMTTVSVNNWNGIIMYSDDSPKTNPATTYIYDNTCNNCGFYMYKGADLVVRDNYLNNGHLVFKEMTNLTLENNRVEHPQKCWAYRFLEVSGSANGNTYNGEAFDIPLQPNTPWDGCWIN; encoded by the coding sequence ATGACTCCTTATTTCAATATAAAAAGATATACGCTTCTTTTTTGTTTAGCACTTTGCATGTATTCATGTTTCGAAGATTCAGAAGACTTACAGGTATTTGTTAATTCAGAATTAAGCCCCACAGATACCAACAATCCTAATCCTTTTATGGGTGCAATGTCCCCTATAGAGACCATGTCCTATAATGAAATTCCAACGGAAAAATACATCATAGAATTAGAAAGATGGGACATTCCAAATGATAGAAAAGATCCTGAGAGAACAACCGATAATATTCAAAAAGCTATCGATTGGGCTGTATCAGAAGGCTACGGACAGATTTGTTTACCCGAAGGTCATTACCTGATTGGTAAATATGGCAATGATATTTATCAGGCTGGTATAGAACTAAAAAGTAATATGGCATTTTTATTAGACCAAAACGCCATTATAGAAATGGCTCCCAATAATAAGTGGAATTACTGTGCTATAACAGTAACAGAAAAAGCACATGTGGTTATTTCTGGAGGAACTATTTTAGGAGACAGGGAAAACCATGAATATACTCCTAGAAAAAGTGACGGCTCAACGGTTCATGATGAAGGGCATTTAATTTGTATTCAGAATGAAAGTGAATATGTAACTGTAGAAAATGTCACTTTAGGAAAAGCAAATGGAGATGCTATTCTTTTGGTGGGTCAAAAAGGAGCAGGTTCTTCAGTAAAACACATTGACATTAGAAGAAATAATATGGTTGATAACCGCAGACAAGGGGTCTCCATTGTTGGTGGCACAGATGTTTTAATAGAAAATAACGAAATTCATCATACCAAAGGCACCTCTCCTCAATTCGGGATTGATGTAGAAAGCTTAAGCTATAACAGTCAAGATATAACCATAAGAAATAATTATTTTCACCATAACCGAGGGGGCGATATTGTAAATACAGATGGAAAAAATGTAATTATTGAAAACAATATTTTACTGCAAGGAAAAGAAAGTCAATATATAGATGGCCCTATAGTATATTGGAAAAAAGGAGATCTTACTATTAGAAATAACGATATTACCATGACAACAGTTTCAGTTAACAATTGGAATGGCATTATTATGTATTCTGATGATAGTCCAAAAACAAACCCGGCGACAACTTATATTTATGATAACACCTGTAATAACTGCGGGTTTTACATGTATAAAGGAGCCGATTTAGTAGTTAGAGATAATTATCTCAACAATGGACATCTGGTATTTAAAGAAATGACAAATCTAACATTAGAAAATAATAGGGTAGAGCACCCACAAAAGTGCTGGGCATATCGTTTTCTGGAAGTTTCAGGAAGCGCTAATGGCAACACATACAATGGAGAAGCTTTTGATATACCATTACAACCAAATACACCTTGGGATGGATGCTGGATAAACTAA
- a CDS encoding DUF2461 domain-containing protein — protein MSITVPKEALDFFKKLEKNNNRDWFNERKKAFKTMEAEVKQVYSTIFDALNTHDEIDKLKMFRIYRDVRFSKNKDPYKTHFGGSFHRTKPRLRGGYYLHIQPNNESFIATGFWEPAPADLLRIRKEFEMDDSEIREILANKKFNSVWGDTFVGDEVKTAPKGFSKEHKAIDLIKKKQYIFTKKYTDKEVLDANFIKDVNESFKAIRPYFDYMSDVLTTDLNGVSLI, from the coding sequence ATGAGTATAACAGTTCCAAAAGAAGCATTAGATTTTTTTAAAAAATTAGAAAAAAATAACAATAGAGACTGGTTTAATGAACGAAAGAAAGCATTTAAAACCATGGAAGCAGAAGTTAAACAAGTCTATAGCACTATTTTTGATGCGCTTAATACACATGATGAAATCGATAAGTTAAAAATGTTTAGAATTTATAGAGATGTGCGTTTTTCAAAAAACAAAGATCCTTATAAAACACATTTCGGTGGTTCGTTCCATAGAACCAAACCAAGATTAAGAGGTGGATATTATCTTCATATTCAACCCAATAACGAAAGTTTTATTGCTACGGGTTTTTGGGAACCAGCTCCAGCCGATTTATTGCGAATTAGAAAGGAATTTGAAATGGATGATAGTGAAATTCGTGAAATCTTAGCAAATAAAAAGTTTAATAGCGTGTGGGGTGACACATTTGTTGGAGACGAGGTAAAAACTGCCCCAAAAGGTTTTAGTAAAGAGCATAAAGCCATTGATCTTATAAAAAAGAAGCAATATATATTTACTAAGAAGTATACGGATAAAGAAGTTCTGGATGCTAATTTTATAAAAGATGTAAACGAATCATTTAAGGCTATTAGACCTTATTTTGATTACATGAGTGATGTACTTACCACAGATTTAAATGGCGTGTCTCTAATTTAG
- a CDS encoding tRNA pseudouridine synthase A — translation MKKYFYVFTIQYLGYRFHGWQKQPNVKTLHLMVDRTLNFILEGKRFKSLSSGRTDAMVSAENAAFELFLFEPIEDQDSFLDLFNHNLPQDIRATSIREVDAEFNIINHSKIKEYLYLFTCGEKCHPFCAPIMTTILDNLDIGLMKQGAKLFEGEHYFKSYCYKPTDNGIYNREILLCELVENTMYSANYFPENTFLLRVRGKGFMRNQIRLMMGTLIDLGKGKLSIEDIKTSLLPGSETRMEYIAPASGLILNKIEFE, via the coding sequence ATGAAAAAATATTTTTACGTTTTTACTATCCAATATTTAGGATATCGTTTTCACGGTTGGCAAAAGCAACCCAATGTAAAAACGCTGCATTTGATGGTAGACAGGACCTTAAATTTTATTCTCGAAGGTAAGCGGTTTAAAAGTTTAAGTTCCGGGAGAACTGATGCAATGGTGTCTGCTGAAAATGCTGCCTTTGAGTTGTTTCTATTTGAACCCATTGAAGATCAAGATTCTTTTTTAGATCTGTTTAATCATAACCTGCCGCAAGACATAAGAGCGACCAGTATACGAGAAGTAGACGCTGAATTCAATATAATAAATCACTCAAAAATTAAAGAGTATCTTTATTTATTTACCTGTGGCGAGAAATGCCACCCATTTTGTGCGCCAATAATGACGACTATCCTCGACAATCTGGACATTGGTCTTATGAAACAAGGCGCAAAACTTTTTGAAGGTGAGCACTACTTTAAATCTTATTGCTATAAGCCCACAGATAATGGTATTTACAATAGGGAAATCCTATTATGTGAATTAGTAGAAAACACCATGTATTCAGCAAATTATTTTCCTGAAAACACCTTTTTACTAAGAGTGAGAGGTAAAGGATTTATGAGAAATCAAATACGATTAATGATGGGGACACTAATCGATTTGGGAAAAGGTAAATTATCTATAGAAGACATAAAAACAAGCCTATTACCCGGTAGTGAAACAAGAATGGAGTATATAGCTCCAGCATCAGGACTGATTCTTAACAAAATTGAATTTGAATAA
- the hisIE gene encoding bifunctional phosphoribosyl-AMP cyclohydrolase/phosphoribosyl-ATP diphosphatase HisIE has product MINKKDINIISPPWGDLEGALVPAIIQDATTKNVLMLGYMNEEAYQKTIETKQVTFFSRSKQRLWTKGEESGNFLNLVDIKNDCDNDTLLIQVNPVGPTCHKGTDTCWQTENTSTYGFFSTLEDVIAERVANKDTKKSYVASLFDKGINKVAQKVGEEAVETVIEAMDNNDELFLYESADLLFHYLMLLQAKGFSLKDIEEELKGRHK; this is encoded by the coding sequence ATGATAAATAAAAAAGATATAAATATTATTTCTCCCCCTTGGGGGGATTTAGAGGGGGCTCTCGTCCCAGCAATCATTCAAGATGCCACAACAAAAAATGTATTAATGTTGGGTTATATGAACGAAGAAGCCTATCAAAAAACAATTGAAACCAAACAGGTTACTTTTTTTAGTAGAAGTAAACAGCGTTTATGGACTAAAGGTGAAGAAAGTGGAAACTTTTTAAATCTAGTTGATATAAAAAATGATTGCGACAACGACACCCTTTTAATACAAGTAAATCCTGTTGGTCCTACATGCCATAAAGGAACAGATACCTGTTGGCAAACCGAAAATACATCAACTTACGGCTTTTTCTCTACTTTAGAAGACGTTATAGCAGAACGTGTTGCAAATAAAGACACCAAAAAATCGTATGTAGCAAGCCTATTTGATAAAGGCATTAATAAAGTCGCTCAAAAAGTAGGAGAGGAGGCTGTAGAGACCGTTATTGAAGCTATGGACAACAATGATGAGCTCTTTTTATATGAATCTGCAGACTTATTATTTCACTATTTAATGCTGTTGCAGGCTAAAGGATTCTCCCTAAAAGATATAGAGGAAGAATTAAAAGGAAGACACAAATAA